The genomic DNA GATATTTCGAAtggtttttaatattaaattcttataactgttttaaaaaatgtgtttttaatgatAAGAGCAAACGGAGGTAGGATTTCATACATCTCTATATGGtttaacagaataaaaaacctgaaatttaatttcaatCTGTAAATGAGAGAAATCATGTGATACTGATTTAGGACTTGAAAATCCATACTCCATATTATTCCAGTACTGTTGCATGTGGGTCCCTTCAACTTGGCGTAACCTATGAAGCATTCAGATGTCAATTACATATTActcatttccagttttctaCTCTTTATCAAAGGAAGGAGGGGTAagtgaggaggagggaggaaattACCCCATTTGAGAAGCATTTCTGATGCTGCAGTGACACATCTGTGTGCTGATGCTTGTAGGTTCCAGTACTTGAAAACAGGTGGATATCCAGTACAGTTGTTGCCTTTATTTTTGCAATGTGCATTTTAAACGTTACCTTTTGGATTCATTAATACGTTGTGACAAGGATTCACTTCCTCACACACCTGATTCTGAGCCCACACAGAAAGCTTACAGTGACCGAGGTTGGAAGCAGTCAAGTTTTTCAACTTGGCAAGTTAAGCAAAGCATATATAAAGTTCTAATGTTTGAAGCACCACTCTTCTACTCTTGTTTGCTAAGAGGTTTCTTCCCTCATTTTGTGTTTGTGGTATAATATGAGTGGcttttaaaggtcttttctcCTAGAAAGATGAGTTGGTGGTTATGACTGCTCTGGGGCAGCAGTTGCTCTTGTCTAAAACAAGACAAGCAGAGCAGGTGGGAGTTTGACATCTAAAAGCTTCAGGTTCCTTTCAGCTCTCCCATGTGAAATGGATGCAAGTGTCTAGACTGTGGTCTCTGGTTTGGATGTCTTGGAGGCTGGTGAATCCTTGTATAATGGTACCCACATCATTAATAAGAACTACTTTCAAAAAGCTTACTATATTGAGgattttgtttcctgttgttttcCCCATCTGATACTTTGCTTGACATATGTGCTCAAAAATCTAGATCTTCTTAAGGGCTTCAACTGACAGATTCAGAGGAAGTTACTTTGTATTTAAGACTTTAGAAGAATAATTTTCAAGTGTACTGACTGGAATATTATATgcaatattttacagttttctcATTCTGTGAATATTCATTTTAAGCAACATTATTGACATTGGACAATTTGGAAATCGTGTTTCATGTGCCAAGGAGGAGATCTGCCTGAATACTGAGCATTCTCCTGAACTGATGTTCCCAGAGACCTTTCATCTATGCCTGCTTTTTGCATGGAGAAGAATTCTGTTCAGGATGGAAAGCACTGCTTCCAGAGGAGAATGGAGAATGGATCCCCTGAATCTTCAGTGGAGGCTGACGTGTGCTGAAGTGGACTTCATTTTCATGGGATAACTgccacaggagctgctgcttttcaaaccATCTGGGCTCAGCCCTATTGCAGAGAAACATGTGAACCTAAAAGTCTGTAACTGAGTACTTCAGCTTATGTTGTATGTTGTCTTCATGCAGATCCTCTCTAGTGCATGAGAGCAGGCCAGTAGAGATCCAGGAGGAAAAGTGAAGTTAAAAATGGTTCTCATCTCACAGCTGAATTTTCAGCAGCCAGTCAGTCAAACTTAATTTCTATCACACATCCCTCCCcttgagggtttttttcttttatttttttagtaaaatattcaattttttttttcttttttatttttttagatctATAAGAATGTAATATTGAAGTCTAGTTgaatgcagaaagaagcagaacttGTAGAAGTAGGGGGAGGAGCGGGGGGAAGATGCAGAGGGGCATCAGGAGGGAAGATCTTGTGCTCTGCAACTCTGTTATCCTGTCTTTCAGGAATTACATGAATGATAGCCTGAGAACAGATGTCTTTGTAAGATTTCAGCCAGAAAGCATTGCCTGTGCATGTATATACCTTGCAGCTAGAACGTTGGAGGTGAGCCTGTGGTTCCATTAACTTTGAGTTTGCTAGGTCTTTTAGTAGAAGCAAAAACTGAGTGtctcttcccctccctttcAGATTCCACTTCCCAATCGTCCACATTGGTTTTTACTCTTTGGGACAACAGAAGAGGAGATACAAGAAATCTGCTTAAAAATTTTGCAGCTCTATACCAGGAAAAAGGTTTGTGTCTTTCATATCACGAGTCCCCTAAAGACAGCAAGTTGAAACGCGAGTTGGAAAGCCTTACCCTGTTTGACACCAGCTGCAAGCTTGGTGTGTTATTGGAACAGCATGCTGCTCACAGGGTCTAGGTCCTTGTCCTAGGAGTAAGTGGAAAGTCTAGTTTACAAAGCTGTGTTATAAGCAAGGCTCTTGACCTTACAGGTTGATTTGTCTGACCTGGAAAGTAAAatagagaagaagaaattagCAATTGAAGAGGCAAAAGCACAAGCTAAAGGTCTGCTACCTGAAGGAGCCCCGGTACTGGATAACACATCAGGGTTTTCCCCTCTACCTAAAAATGGTAAGCAGTGGTTGAGTTGTTTGGAATattttctcctgctctcacGGTAGAGTTTGAATAGTGTTGCAACTCTGAAAGTCTTGAAGCATATGAAGACTGAATTCAAGTTAGTCTAAAGCTAACTTAACTGTGTACTGGGAGAGATTTGCTTGTATGTGGTTTTGGCAGTAAACTTAATAGTCAGTGTTGGCATGTTATACTaaagaaatacagcacagaTATGAGTGGGAGCTTTGGTAAGTAATATTTCTGGGTGAGAGCTCTGAAACTTGTGGTCTGCTACATTCCAGATGATCGTGTCCTCAGTTTCTCTTGCTCATTATTCCTCTCTTTTGTGAAGTGGCTTTGAAGGCAATATGCTGCTATTGCAGTTAACTCCCTTGTGTGACAGTAATAGCAGTATTTGGGTGGAAATGTTTCAGGTTAAATCCTGACTTGGGGTTCTTCAGATCCACTTTTgggcagctgtgtgctctggcACAGAGGGATGTACCTGAACAACACAGTAGGTGCAGTAGGGATTGTTagaagcaaaatgaatgcaGCGTGGGGTGAGGCTTCAATCCTTATCTCTTCCAGTTAGtattcacattttcaaaacaaggtAACAAAGGCTTCTTTTTCTAGAGTCTCCAAAAGAGGCTAAAGGAAATAAACCTTCCCCGCTCCCTGTTCAAGCAATGAAGAATgctaaaaggaaagcagaaggagcAAAAAGAACGGGTTCCAATAGCCCAGTAAATGGGTAAGGTTTGCATAACAAAAACTTACCTTTTCCTCACTGTTACTTTAAACAAAACTCACTGTGTTTGTTGTCCCTTGCAGGGTTCAGAAaagcagggaaagcagaagtCGAAGTGGGAGTAGAGATCAGAGTTATTCAAGGTCACCATCCAGATCTGCATCCCCTAAGCACAGGTATGGAGCGCTGCTGCACTGAGGTGGTGGAAAGGTAACTTCAGGGAGTCCTGAGAAatagaatcacacagaatcacaaggttggaaacaacctgcaagatcatccagtccaaccaccctcccattcctatcagtaccacaagctactaaatcatctctcgtagctcctcatccaggcgcctcttgaacactgccagggacggcgactccaccacctccctgggcagccattgcagtgcctgaccaccctctgagagaaaaagtttctcctaatatccaacctaaacctcctctggtataacttctggccgtttcctactatttgcctgggagaagaggccagacccttttgcaccacagcctcccttcaggaagttgtagagtgcagtgaggtctcccctgagctcctcttctccagactgaggCTCTTCATGCAGACAGAGGGTCAGCGTGTTTCCTGTGCTGACCTTTAGGAGCTGTTAATGAAGCAATGTAGAGTTGTTGGACTTAATGTCATGTCCTTGCTCTTCCTGTAGGAAAAGTGAGAGTTACTCCACGTCCAGTGGTTCCAAGTCTCACAGCCGCTCCCGGAGCCGCAGCGACTCTCCTCCCAGGCAATTCAACCACAGCTCGACTTACAAAGCTTCCAAGGTGAGAAGTTACAAGAAATCCAAAGACTATAAATACACAGCACACAAAGCCCGGAAATCACGCAGCAGGAGTTCGTCCCGATCCAGGAGCCGATCCCGGGAGCGCTCCGACCACTCGGGGAAGTACAAGAAGAAGAGTCACTACTACAGGAACCACAGGCACGAGCGTTCTCGGTCCTACGAGCGAGCAGCTCATCGTTATGACAGAGACCATCCTGGccacagcaggcacaggagatgAGAGCTGTGAGAGGTTCTTTCCTTTGGAATTTGAGCAGCGGAGCCCTCCTTCCCCGTTTGGCCTTTGCTGCATAGGGGTAACCTGGCTTGTAAACCACTTGGTCTCAGTAAAGTCTGTGTTACTGGTTATTCTGTGCTTGCTGTCATGTATCCAAAGGAAAGATGCTAACAGGATACAGTCACAAAAGGACTCCATCTGGTATCTGGCTCTGTGGCTGTTACTCTGGAGGTCAACTGCTAACTGCAGAGCTTGTCTGGAtgctcctctgcctgctctttAGTAATCTGCATACTGTAGCACGTAGAGTGTTGCTTGGGCCTTCCAGTTCTGCAGCAGGATCTGCATTCCTCAGCTGGAATGCTGTGTTGGACGGTCCTTCTGTGGAATTAGAAGGCCCAAGGAGGTTCACAAAAACCATTGGAGTGGCTTGGTGCTAACAAAGCTGTCTTTTCATACTGACTCAATTATGTTGAACAAATGTAAGGTGACTTTTCTAGAACTGATGCCTATATTAGgttatatatgtgtatatatattttgcagTGTTACAGTACAGTATGGGAATACGGCCTTACTAGCCTTTACACTTTATCCACAATGTAAATAAGCATTTGTTTAATACAGGTGAAAGATATATACAGAAAATTCAAAACTTGAACtctataaacaaaaaaaaactcgTGTAGAAAGTTCTGATAAATGTGAAAGTATTTAGCTCTGTGTATTGAGAGTAGTATATTTTTTATCTGTGCAATGCTGTGTGCAGGCCACCAGCTCATAAGACATTTCCTATATATACACACTTCAAGTGGtttgaaattctttactcaggaTCTTTGATGCTCTGAAGAATTAGTAGTTTGTCAACCTGCATGCTTGTTGAAGAGAAGCCTTTTTAAAGCAGCCAAAACCCCACAGCCCAGTAGTATCAGTTCTAGTGGTATATCTGAGCTGTTACACTCGTGCTCccttatttcattaaaatatttgattttatattaATGGAACTTCATAGTAATTTCTTGAGAGCTCTACCACTCTGCCTACTtgtaaagaaggaagaaatctgGTGTTGAATTGAAGGGATGTAACAAATTGTAGAAGACTAATGGCTAACCTGAGTTGAGTATAAATGCAATAGATGCTGTGCTGGGGCCATCCTAGAGGGGTGGGCTGAAATCAGGTGCTCTTGTTCACACCTTACAAGCTGTCAGTAGCTCTTCCTAGGAGCCTTGCCTGctattttcatcatcttttctgGAGGAACATGGGATTCATGAGAGCTTTCAGTGCTCCTAATGGGAGTTACCACTTCTACAGTACAGTTACCTGTCCTAAATGCGTCATCACTTGCTTCAGTAGGTGACCCTGTTTCTTATTCTGGGGAAAGATTAATTATTCTCTGGACACCTTGCAGTGGTAACTGTCATTCTGTGAGTCTCCACCTTGTTTCTGATTACATGTCAGCTGAGAAGAGGCAACAGATGAGACAGGCAGCTGATTCAGGAAGGGCTCTGGAGTTCCAACAGAATGCTGCTGTGGAATGTAATGAGGAAGTCAGAGTAGGAGAGGGATGCGAGtgagaagctgtgctggctggttCCAGCCAGAGTCGCTCcctgtttaatctgttcctGCATCAGCAAACTCTATGCTTTATCTTGACCTTTGCACACAGATGGAAACTAATGTTTTCATACCTGGCTTGCCAAGTGATTCATTGAGTAGAAGTCAAAGTATTAAAGTAGTTAAGACTTATTGCAGTACAAAAAGTGACTTAGATCTATCCTTAAATGTCTCTaatagaaacaaacagaagtgtttttaaTCCTTCCTACCTGCTTATTACTTGGAGGAAGTGTTTCCCTGCTCAATTACTTCCTTCTGCTCTGGATGCTTCCCAAAACACCACTTGCTCTGCTCCTGAGGtaggcagcagagaggagaagcaGGTTCACAGCTGCAGCTTCCTTCAGAATGACTCTTGGAGGAATTACCTGAGCTGAGTGTCACGTCTGCTGGCTATCAGTGTGGCTGCcatccagcacagcccaggatAAAGGTAAGAGCTGGGCTATGTACTACTTTCTATCTGAACACTGTGTCACTTTGCATAAAAATCAGCAGCTGTGCTTTAGGAGCTGTGCTTGTGTGCAGTGCTGAATAAATGGTGTCCCTTAgcctgcagaggaaaaaaaaaataagggagCAAGTGTGTGTATGTTTGTCCATTGAAGTGGTTTGGTTCCAAAACAAAAGGGATTATATCACAGCATTAAAGGACATCCTGTTCTAGGAGAGAACAACCTGTCTTTACCAGCAGAAAGCCTGAAACAGATAGCTACACAGAATGTCTTGGCAGGGAGGCAGGGGTTGTGAGAagatgctcagagcagctggaggaagtGTAAAACAGAGCTGTTGAAATGCGAGGGCTGAGCCATAGGCAGGAGTAGGTGCACCTCCCTGAGCCAGGTGTGCCTGTCTCACCTCCTGGTGACATGGCTGAGCCTAAGgacaagcagtgctgctttacTTTGCTCCAAGACCACAGTGAAAGACTTCACCACGTGTGTTTAATAGCTCTAGGGAAGCTTACGTGCAAGTAGTTTTACTGCCTCGACCGTGCTGAGGGCTCACAACTGCTGTGTGTCACAGTTCCTGGATAGCAATGCCACATGTTAATAACCTGCTGAAAACTTGGTTCCAGAGCTGGGATTTGAGCTCTTTGCAGCTGTCTCAGCTTAACAAACGTTTTAATTAAATCCAGGTTTCTTAAATTAGCAATCTTAGGTTAGGCCCCTGCAGTTGATATCAAAATAACTGATGCTGATCTACAAAAACCCACGGATCAGAACCTGGGTGTTCATGACTTAACgtgcagctggcacagctcaATTTCATCAACAGTGGCTCTGGTCCTCTTGCACACTGATGAGTAACTGGGTAACAAGCATAGCTGCTCTCTAGGAGATTACAGAGCTGTGATTCATGAGGATCTGCTTGTCACCACTTCAGGAAGACTTGTTACGAGAACAGCTATCTTGGGAAAGTGTGAGAAGATGGGGGGGAGGTTCCACTTCTGCTGGGAGCTTCCCCCTCACCCACCCAGCTCACTGCATGGGCCTCAGGAGCAcggccagctgtgctgcagtcaggGGGCAGCTTCAGATCTTCCATTGGCTTTGGAAGATGATGGCAGCAGTTTGTGGTAGGATGGCTGTTCTTTGCGTTCAGCTTTCTAGAAGCTGTTCAGAGTGAACTCTGCTGACCCAAAGGCAGCGGATTAGAGATTAAAAGTCATTTAGACAGAGGGAGTGGTTGTTTTAAacgttatttttttcttgtttgtctaCAGATCCACAGATCATCGCTCTAATAATGACTTATAgttctgcaaacactgcagttaTCCTGATAATCAGCTGGAAAAAGTGCCAGAGACCTGCAAAAATGCACCCTGCACGGTGACCAACAGGAGCTGTATGAATGGAGTTGACTCAAATGTAGAAACTGCAGGTAGCAATTACTTAACAGTGTTGCttcaccagaagaaaaaaaaaggttctccCCATTGTACTGTGATGCAACTGCTCCTTGAGTTGCCAGGCAACCCTTGTTTTTATTGTCCTCAAATGCGGGTGAGAAATTGCTAAGCGAAGCAGATCTGCATTTGGTGTATGCATCTCAGGTTGAGCTAAATGGCATAACAAAATGGTGCCCCGTTAGACTGCGGGCGGCGGAGCTGAAATCTTCCAGAGCTTCCAAATCTGATTCCTCCTGAAGGAACCAGCTGCTAGCAAGCAGAGTTTGGTGAAAAACCTCGGCAGAAAGAGCTGCGACGACccccattgacttcagtgaggtCTGACCCTTTCTGATGTCTAAATACAAATGAGTGAGAAGCTACATGGCACCCATGGCTGTAGCCCTTTTGGTGTGAgtcagctgcagtgcagcatgTGGCTGTTGTGCCCTGCTCTGTAGCTCAGTGACCTTAAGCTGTGTCCTTTCCCCTCTGCCCCCTGGCAGCTCGGTGCAGCCCgttctgcttgctgcttttgctgGGCATTCTCAGACTTATCAGGAAAAAGAGCAATTTATGGTGGATGTTGCCCTCGTGGTTTGTTTGTCAAGTGCTTTGCGTGTTTATGGTGCCATAAAAAGGCACAGCCACAATTAAACACAACATACTTTGTATTTAGAACTTTTCCAGTGGACAAACTGTGAGTCTGTTAAACCTTGGCCTCCATTTCCTTCATGTTCAgtagctgctgtgctgcaggcagggagcagatgggctgtgctggctgtaaGGAGTGTGTGCATCAGGTGTAAGTATCAGCCATGGCTTTCTGCAGTAACATTACAAGCTACGTGCAAGGGATTTTTTATCCCTCAAGCCCTTAGACACAAAAGGTGGTGATTGAGATGCAAAAGGTGGTGATTGCAAGCAAAGCTTCTTGCTCAGGGCTTTTATCTTCGTGTAGAAGGCAGTGACTGATATGTGAGTACCATGCCCTTTTCTTGAGCTCTTCTACATCTCTTGCAACAGCATTTTTGTCTCATTCGAGGAAATGGGGCTGACTCATGGGTCTTTTGGGTTCTTGCAAGGAAGCTGAACTGCTTACTGTTCAGTAATCTTTGTTACTGAGTTTTCCAAGTATAAAGGGAGACGATGTTCCTGGCACGTATCAAAATGAACTTAATGATTTTAAAGCGTGACTTACAAAGCCTTTCGATGGAGAAATTAGAGCAGCGTAATACTAACAGATGGAACTGAAAGCCTTTGTATACAGCTGGGTGGATAAACGTGTGCGGGGAAAGCATTGCCTGAGCACTGAGGGTTTATAGCACAGGAGGAGCTTTCCCATAACGCAGAATCAATAGTCAGATCGTGCCGCTGCGGGCTGTAAAGGCACCTATGGCAGCAAGCTGGGCTGGCCGGAGCTGGAGGTTGAGGTGGTGCCGGTTAGAAGTGCTTCTGTTCTGCCTTTCCCTCCGTGCTGGAGCAGAGATTTCACCGTTGTCCATCCTCGTGCAAACCTCCGTCCTGGGGCGGGGAGCGAAGGGGATCCCGGTGCCGCCGGGCGGGGCggaggggggtggagggggggggcgGATCCGGGGCTCGGTGCCGGCTGTGCGCCGTGCAGGTTTAAGAACCGCGTGGGGCTGCGGTGGGAACAGAGCGAGCCGAGCCGAGCAGCATGGCCCAGCCGCGCTGCCGCTCCGTGCTCATCACCGGCTGCAGCCGCGGCATCGGGCTGGGGTTGGTGAAGGGGCTCGCTGCCTCCGATCCCCCCCCGGAGGTCGTCTTCGCTACGTGCCGCTATCCCGATAAGGCGCAGGTAAGCGGGCTGGAGGGGGTAGGGGGGGATGCGGGATGGAGCCGGGGCTGTTGGGGGCTCCGGGAACGGAGGGACGATGAGTTGCTGCCGGCTGGGTGTCCGCTCCTGGGAGGGAGGAAGGCGGCAGAGCGGCTCGTCGGGCGCAGCTGGAGATGGGTGCTGCCCCAGGAGCCTTCGCACGGATATCCCTTACGGCTCCCCCGTGCCTTCTGCACTGTGCATTCGTTCTGTCTTTCCCCGTATTTCCCCGTTCCGTGCTGGACTTGCAACAAGTCCACAACCAacttaaatactgtttttaggCAGGGATCAGTGCCTTCTGCCCGTTGCTGCTGCGTGTCGCTGGGGAATTCATTTACctgcttttttctctgcaatatAGCAGCGGCTTATTCAcacccctcctcccctcctctgtCCCCAGGCTGTTGTATGTAACCGCCAGACAACCCAACCTGCGGGGACAAGCTGATAGCAGGTTATCAGCCTGCTTCACCCCGTGCTGCTCCAGCCCGATCTTGGCAATCTGTGGTGAGCAGAACGCTGCCAGGGCGGCTCTGCACTCAAAGCATCATCCTCTGCCTTTCCCAGAAAAGATCcggtgctgcagagctgggagaatCTGAGCTCTCAGCTCTGTGTCAGGactctgctgtgctgtaatCAGTGCCACgagctctgcttccttccctcaCACTGGGACAGCGCTGCCCAGAGAGAAGGGATTCGCCTGGCACACAGAGTGAAGGAGACCTCGcatggctgctgctttgctgtgagtTTAATTCCTTACAGTGCAAGCTGTGATCTCACTGCTCTGCTACCAGACAACACAGAGCAACTTTTATTGCTTTGCTACACAAAAGCTGGGGCAGGGGCTCCTGTTGTGCCaggacagcacagggcaggaatggctgcagcctggctgctcagctctgcagcagctctgtcttGCTTTGTAGGTGCTTGGGAAAGTGAAGGAAGTcatcttccttctgttcctcAGTGTCAGAGCAGGCAATGCAACACACACACTGAGGGTATGTTTCTGAATGGAACTGCTGTGACACAGTGTGGGTGCAGGTTACCTTCGTGCTGTGGGAGCTCCCAACCTGTACCTGTGGTTATGCTGTTTGCTGTGCCCTCCTTCAGGTCCCAGATGGATTTTCTACTGGTAATTGCACACTCGAAGGTTGACATTGCAGGGACCGTCAGTGATTGAAGCCTTCTTGTGCAGGTGCTTGCTCTGAAGCTGCTTTTGCTGAGAGGTTCACCTACTGGCCCTCATGT from Lagopus muta isolate bLagMut1 chromosome 21, bLagMut1 primary, whole genome shotgun sequence includes the following:
- the CCNL2 gene encoding cyclin-L2 isoform X1 encodes the protein MAAGSGSAAAVAAVTGGGPAGPHAVGVTAGGAAAGSGAPVPGPGAVLIGDRLYSGVLITLENCLLPEHTLRFTPSMSSGLDPDTETELRVTGCELIQAAGILLRLPQVAMATGQVLFQRFFYTKSFVKHSMEHVSMACVHLASKIEEAPRRIRDVINVFHRLRHLREKKKPVPLILDQEYVNLKNQIIKAERRVLKELGFCVHVKHPHKIIVMYLQVLECERNQHLVQTSWNYMNDSLRTDVFVRFQPESIACACIYLAARTLEIPLPNRPHWFLLFGTTEEEIQEICLKILQLYTRKKVDLSDLESKIEKKKLAIEEAKAQAKGLLPEGAPVLDNTSGFSPLPKNESPKEAKGNKPSPLPVQAMKNAKRKAEGAKRTGSNSPVNGVQKSRESRSRSGSRDQSYSRSPSRSASPKHRKSESYSTSSGSKSHSRSRSRSDSPPRQFNHSSTYKASKVRSYKKSKDYKYTAHKARKSRSRSSSRSRSRSRERSDHSGKYKKKSHYYRNHRHERSRSYERAAHRYDRDHPGHSRHRR
- the CCNL2 gene encoding cyclin-L2 isoform X2, which codes for MNDSLRTDVFVRFQPESIACACIYLAARTLEIPLPNRPHWFLLFGTTEEEIQEICLKILQLYTRKKVDLSDLESKIEKKKLAIEEAKAQAKGLLPEGAPVLDNTSGFSPLPKNESPKEAKGNKPSPLPVQAMKNAKRKAEGAKRTGSNSPVNGVQKSRESRSRSGSRDQSYSRSPSRSASPKHRKSESYSTSSGSKSHSRSRSRSDSPPRQFNHSSTYKASKVRSYKKSKDYKYTAHKARKSRSRSSSRSRSRSRERSDHSGKYKKKSHYYRNHRHERSRSYERAAHRYDRDHPGHSRHRR